One genomic window of Numida meleagris isolate 19003 breed g44 Domestic line chromosome 1, NumMel1.0, whole genome shotgun sequence includes the following:
- the AICDA gene encoding single-stranded DNA cytosine deaminase, with translation MDSLLMKRRLFLYNFKNLRWAKGRRETYLCYVVKRRDSATSCSLDFGYLRNKMGCHVEVLFLRYISAWDLDPGRCYRITWFTSWSPCYDCARHVADFLRAYPNLTLRIFTARLYFCEDRKAEPEGLRRLHRAGAQIAIMTFKDYFYCWNTFVENREKTFKAWEGLHENSVHLSRKLRRILLPLYEVDDLRDAFKTLGL, from the exons ATGGACAG CCTCTTGATGAAGAGGAGGCTCTTCCTCTACAATTTCAAGAACCTGCGCTGGGCCAAAGGCCGTCGTGAAACCTACCTCTGTTATGTTGTGAAGCGCCGTGACAGTGCTACTTCATGCTCCCTGGACTTTGGATACCTGCGTAACAAG ATGGGTTGCCATGTGGAGGTTCTCTTCCTACGCTACATCTCAGCTTGGGACCTGGACCCAGGCCGCTGTTACCGCATCACATGGTTCACCTCCTGGAGCCCCTGTTATGACTGTGCCCGCCATGTGGCTGACTTCCTTCGTGCCTACCCAAACTTGACCCTGCGCATTTTCACGGCCCGCCTCTACTTCTGTGAGGATCGCAAGGCAGAGCCTGAGGGGCTAAGGCGCCTGCACCGGGCTGGGGCCCAAATTGCCATCATGACTTTCAAAG ATTACTTCTACTGCTGGAACACATTTGTGGAGAACAGGGAAAAGACATTCAAAGCCTGGGAAGGGCTGCACGAAAactctgtccatctgtccagGAAACTCCGACGAATCCTCCTG CCACTGTATGAAGTAGATGATTTACGAGATGCCTTTAAAACTCTGGGACTTTGA